From the genome of Amycolatopsis sp. NBC_01488, one region includes:
- a CDS encoding VC0807 family protein — protein MTNDNAPAAPLKTLGIEIAVPLGVYYGLHSLGASDFTALALSGVFPLARTLYQFAKNRTVNGLALVVLVTNVAGMLLTFVSGDARMMIAKDSIGSGITGLVILVSAFTAQPIMTKALRPFLTHGKADHEAAWERLQGNRRFATVLRRSSIIWGVGFVLESAARVVGACTLPVSTMVWLSTVLFVGSFAVIMLVAGAVAKEAGELVAREAGAGVQQLVAA, from the coding sequence ATGACGAATGACAACGCACCCGCCGCTCCGCTCAAGACCCTCGGCATCGAAATCGCGGTCCCGCTCGGCGTCTACTACGGACTCCACTCGCTCGGCGCGAGCGACTTCACCGCGCTCGCCCTCTCCGGGGTCTTCCCGCTGGCCCGGACCCTTTACCAGTTCGCCAAGAACCGCACCGTCAACGGCCTCGCGCTCGTGGTCCTCGTGACCAACGTCGCCGGGATGCTGCTGACCTTCGTCTCCGGCGACGCGCGCATGATGATCGCCAAGGACTCGATCGGGAGCGGGATCACCGGGCTCGTCATCCTGGTCTCCGCGTTCACCGCGCAGCCGATCATGACGAAGGCCCTGCGCCCGTTCCTCACCCACGGCAAGGCCGACCACGAAGCCGCCTGGGAACGCCTGCAGGGCAACCGAAGGTTCGCCACCGTCCTGCGGCGCAGCAGCATCATCTGGGGTGTCGGGTTCGTGCTCGAAAGCGCTGCTCGCGTCGTCGGCGCCTGCACCCTGCCCGTCTCGACCATGGTCTGGCTGAGCACCGTCCTCTTCGTGGGCTCGTTCGCGGTGATCATGCTGGTCGCCGGGGCGGTGGCGAAGGAAGCCGGCGAGCTGGTGGCCCGCGAGGCCGGAGCCGGCGTCCAGCAGCTCGTCGCCGCCTGA
- the dusB gene encoding tRNA dihydrouridine synthase DusB, which yields MEDVTATLSKPALKIGPYQVDPPVVLAPMAGITNVAFRQLCAEYGAGIYVCEMITARAVVERHPGTMHMMTFGANEKPRSMQLYGVDPKTMAEAVRIIVGEGLADHVDSNFGCPVAKVTRKGGGAALPFKRKLFEAIVRESAKAAGDVPFTVKFRIGIDDDHRTYLDAGRIAEAEGAAAVSLHARTAAQRYSGQADWTKIAALKEAVTSIPVLGNGDIFSAADALRMVAETGCDGVVVGRGCLGRPWLFGELEAAFAGRPLPTPPNLGEVSRVLRRHAELLIQHDGETKALRDLRKHMAWYFMNFPVGSELRRGFAMVSSLTELDDLIGRLDHDAPFPANADGPRGRQGSPGKVTLPHGWLDDPDDDCVPEAEDMHSGG from the coding sequence ATGGAGGACGTGACCGCCACCTTGAGCAAGCCCGCCCTGAAGATCGGCCCCTACCAGGTCGATCCGCCAGTGGTGCTCGCTCCGATGGCCGGCATCACCAACGTCGCCTTCCGGCAGCTGTGCGCCGAGTACGGCGCCGGTATCTACGTGTGCGAGATGATCACCGCGCGGGCCGTCGTCGAACGGCACCCCGGGACCATGCACATGATGACCTTCGGGGCGAACGAAAAGCCTCGGTCCATGCAGCTTTACGGCGTCGACCCGAAGACCATGGCCGAAGCCGTCCGGATCATCGTCGGGGAGGGGCTCGCCGACCACGTCGACTCCAACTTCGGCTGCCCGGTCGCGAAGGTGACGCGCAAGGGTGGCGGAGCGGCGCTGCCGTTCAAGCGGAAGCTGTTCGAGGCGATCGTCCGGGAGTCCGCGAAGGCCGCCGGGGACGTGCCGTTCACGGTCAAGTTCCGCATCGGCATCGACGACGACCACCGCACCTACCTCGACGCCGGCCGCATCGCCGAAGCCGAGGGCGCGGCCGCGGTCAGCCTGCACGCGCGCACCGCCGCGCAGCGCTACTCCGGCCAGGCCGACTGGACGAAGATCGCGGCGCTGAAGGAGGCCGTGACCAGCATCCCCGTGCTCGGCAACGGCGACATCTTCAGCGCCGCCGACGCCCTGCGCATGGTCGCCGAGACCGGTTGCGACGGCGTGGTCGTCGGCCGCGGCTGCCTGGGCCGGCCGTGGCTGTTCGGCGAGCTGGAGGCCGCGTTCGCGGGCCGCCCGCTGCCGACCCCGCCCAACCTGGGGGAAGTTTCGCGCGTCCTGCGCCGGCACGCCGAGCTGCTCATCCAGCACGATGGCGAGACCAAGGCCCTGCGCGACCTGCGCAAGCACATGGCCTGGTACTTCATGAACTTCCCGGTCGGTTCGGAACTGCGGCGCGGCTTCGCGATGGTGTCCAGCCTGACCGAACTCGACGACCTCATCGGCCGCCTCGACCACGACGCCCCGTTCCCCGCCAACGCCGACGGCCCCCGCGGACGCCAGGGCTCGCCGGGCAAGGTCACACTGCCGCACGGCTGGCTGGACGACCCGGACGACGACTGCGTCCCCGAGGCGGAAGACATGCACTCGGGCGGCTGA
- a CDS encoding Gfo/Idh/MocA family protein, protein MTEKPLRWGIMGTGGIARAFAEDLKLTGSGVVAAVGSRTAESAAAFAEPRGVPTRHGSYEALANDPDVDVVYVATPHPLHHGNARLALEAGKPVLVEKPFTMNAAEARDLVALARDRNLFLMEAMWTRFLPHIRHVRELLPSLGDVVTVAADHGQWFAEDPAFRLFAPGLGGGALLDLGIYPVSFASMVLGTPERVVAMATPSFTGVDAQTSMLFGYASGAQAVLTCTLSAVSPTTASIVGTDARIEIDGPFYAPASFTLIPRDGERSRFEYVDEGRGLRHQADEVARLLAAGETESPLMPLDETVSIMTTMDQVLSAVE, encoded by the coding sequence ATGACCGAGAAGCCCCTGCGCTGGGGAATCATGGGGACCGGCGGCATCGCCCGTGCCTTCGCCGAAGACCTGAAGCTGACCGGGTCCGGCGTCGTCGCCGCGGTCGGGTCGCGGACGGCCGAAAGCGCCGCTGCCTTCGCCGAGCCGCGAGGCGTCCCTACCCGGCACGGCAGTTACGAAGCCCTCGCGAACGATCCGGACGTCGACGTCGTCTACGTCGCCACGCCGCATCCCCTGCACCACGGCAACGCGCGGCTCGCGCTCGAGGCAGGCAAGCCCGTGCTGGTCGAGAAGCCGTTCACGATGAACGCCGCCGAAGCCCGCGACCTCGTCGCGCTGGCGAGGGACCGAAACCTCTTCCTCATGGAAGCGATGTGGACGCGCTTCCTGCCGCACATCCGGCACGTCCGCGAGCTGCTGCCGAGCCTCGGCGACGTCGTCACCGTCGCCGCCGACCACGGCCAGTGGTTCGCCGAAGACCCCGCCTTCCGGCTGTTCGCACCCGGACTCGGCGGGGGCGCCCTGCTCGACCTGGGGATCTACCCGGTTTCGTTCGCGTCGATGGTCCTCGGCACGCCCGAGCGCGTCGTCGCGATGGCGACTCCCTCGTTCACCGGCGTCGACGCGCAGACGTCGATGCTGTTCGGCTACGCGAGCGGCGCGCAGGCCGTGCTGACCTGCACGTTGAGCGCGGTTTCGCCGACCACCGCGTCGATCGTCGGCACGGACGCGCGGATCGAGATCGACGGGCCGTTCTACGCACCCGCGTCCTTCACGCTCATCCCGCGCGACGGCGAGCGGAGCCGCTTCGAGTACGTCGACGAGGGCCGTGGCCTGCGGCATCAAGCCGACGAGGTGGCGCGGTTGCTGGCCGCCGGCGAGACCGAGAGCCCGCTCATGCCGCTCGACGAGACCGTCTCGATCATGACGACCATGGACCAGGTACTCAGCGCGGTTGAGTAG
- a CDS encoding DUF2339 domain-containing protein, producing MTTEADVLLRLAGEIDDLGRRLAVVGAELRATRAQAEQAEPRQEAKQPPPQPWPQPQHMPPPWPQNPWQPPQQRHVPPPSPYLPPPPRPTLGEKLGREGAGSRVLAWVGGAVTLLGVVLLLVLAVQRGWLGPLPRVLVGAAFGLALTGAGGRLHRKPAGRTGAFALAWTGIATLYLDAVAATSLYDFLPVLAGLAVSLAVAVGGLLVALRWGSPLLASVVVVGCAICAPMITRGCTPELVTFLLMVQLATTPVQLRRDWSSLTPAAGVPPLLASVVSTAAGHGGWANPAAALGAGAIGGTLALIVLRRRENDPAALAVLAAAIVPTLVAALPLPKLQAVLVVAGAGVVLLAVWAARRWWPGLAGHLAGLAGLLAILQATVTQFDGPARAAVLLGEALLLVVAALGGRNRFALGTALGFAAIGGLVGVFFAVTPAFLMVYRNRPAGDVAGALAVALLLLAASVVLPWAAQRLEVFRGPVDDLPIWLVAGVAALYGAAGVVLCGSLLALPDRAGFLLGHALITVSWTIAALVLLLRGIDVVGLRVSGLVLVGAAVLKLVLFDLAALDGLARVGAFLGAGLVLLAAGTRYARRVASR from the coding sequence ATGACCACCGAAGCGGACGTGCTCCTCCGGCTCGCCGGCGAGATCGACGACCTGGGGCGTCGTCTCGCCGTGGTGGGCGCCGAACTGCGGGCCACGCGGGCCCAGGCTGAGCAGGCCGAGCCGCGCCAGGAGGCCAAACAGCCACCACCCCAGCCCTGGCCCCAGCCGCAGCACATGCCGCCGCCGTGGCCGCAGAACCCCTGGCAGCCGCCCCAGCAGCGCCATGTCCCGCCGCCGTCGCCCTACCTGCCGCCTCCGCCGCGTCCGACGCTGGGCGAAAAGCTCGGCAGGGAGGGCGCGGGCAGCCGCGTGCTGGCTTGGGTCGGCGGGGCCGTGACGCTGCTGGGGGTCGTCCTGCTGCTGGTGCTGGCCGTCCAGCGGGGCTGGCTCGGGCCGCTGCCGCGCGTGCTGGTCGGCGCCGCCTTCGGGCTCGCGCTGACCGGCGCCGGCGGCCGGCTGCACCGCAAGCCCGCCGGCCGCACCGGGGCGTTCGCCCTCGCGTGGACCGGCATCGCGACGCTCTACCTGGACGCTGTCGCCGCGACGTCGCTGTACGACTTCCTGCCGGTGCTCGCCGGGCTCGCCGTGAGCCTCGCCGTCGCCGTCGGCGGCCTGCTCGTGGCCTTGCGCTGGGGGTCGCCGCTGCTCGCGTCGGTCGTCGTCGTCGGCTGTGCGATCTGCGCGCCGATGATCACCCGCGGATGCACGCCGGAACTCGTCACGTTCCTGCTGATGGTCCAGCTCGCGACGACGCCGGTGCAACTGCGCCGCGACTGGTCGTCGCTGACGCCGGCCGCCGGGGTGCCGCCGCTGCTCGCCTCGGTCGTCAGCACCGCGGCCGGGCACGGCGGCTGGGCGAACCCGGCTGCGGCGCTCGGTGCGGGAGCCATCGGCGGCACGCTCGCGCTGATCGTGCTTCGCCGCCGCGAAAACGACCCCGCCGCGCTCGCCGTGCTGGCGGCGGCGATCGTCCCGACGCTCGTCGCGGCGCTGCCGCTGCCCAAGCTCCAGGCCGTGCTCGTCGTGGCCGGTGCCGGGGTCGTCCTGCTGGCGGTCTGGGCGGCCCGCCGCTGGTGGCCGGGGCTCGCCGGGCACCTGGCCGGGCTCGCCGGGCTGCTGGCGATCCTGCAGGCGACGGTCACCCAGTTCGACGGCCCGGCCCGGGCCGCGGTGCTGCTCGGCGAGGCGCTGCTGCTCGTCGTGGCCGCACTGGGCGGTCGCAACCGGTTCGCGTTGGGCACCGCGCTCGGCTTCGCGGCGATCGGCGGCCTGGTCGGTGTCTTCTTCGCCGTCACGCCGGCTTTTCTGATGGTGTACCGGAACCGGCCGGCCGGCGACGTCGCCGGCGCGCTCGCGGTCGCCTTGCTGCTCCTCGCGGCGTCGGTCGTGCTGCCGTGGGCGGCGCAGCGGCTGGAGGTCTTCCGCGGGCCGGTCGACGACCTGCCGATCTGGCTCGTCGCCGGGGTTGCCGCGCTGTACGGCGCCGCCGGGGTCGTGCTGTGCGGGTCGCTCCTGGCCTTGCCCGACCGCGCCGGGTTCCTCCTGGGCCACGCGCTGATCACGGTGTCCTGGACGATCGCGGCGCTCGTGCTGCTCCTGCGCGGCATCGACGTCGTCGGCCTGCGCGTGAGCGGGCTCGTCCTGGTCGGCGCGGCGGTCCTCAAGCTGGTGCTGTTCGACCTGGCGGCTTTGGACGGCCTGGCGCGGGTTGGCGCGTTCCTCGGCGCGGGCCTGGTGCTGCTCGCGGCCGGCACGCGGTACGCCAGGCGCGTCGCTTCGCGCTGA
- a CDS encoding GNAT family N-acetyltransferase, giving the protein MTEPVSAVTVVPANEASRDDLVAIFGTADYPGRCQCQRFKVAGWIWRDSTQEERTAMLRTQTACGRPGAPTSGLVAYVDGEPAGWVAVEPRTAYPKLRGTRVPWTGRAEDKDDDGVWAVTCFAVRKGYRGRGLTYPLARATIGFARERGARALEAYPMITQPGKEITWGELHVGARQVFADAGFAEVSHPTPRRVVMRLELSTVD; this is encoded by the coding sequence ATGACCGAGCCGGTTTCCGCCGTGACCGTCGTGCCCGCCAACGAGGCGTCGCGGGACGACCTTGTCGCGATCTTCGGGACCGCCGACTACCCCGGCCGCTGCCAGTGCCAGCGGTTCAAGGTCGCCGGCTGGATCTGGCGCGACTCCACGCAGGAGGAGCGCACCGCCATGCTGCGGACCCAGACGGCGTGCGGCCGGCCGGGCGCGCCCACCAGCGGGCTCGTCGCCTACGTCGACGGCGAGCCCGCCGGCTGGGTGGCCGTCGAGCCGCGGACCGCCTACCCCAAGCTGCGCGGCACGCGCGTCCCGTGGACCGGGCGCGCCGAGGACAAGGACGACGACGGCGTCTGGGCGGTGACGTGCTTCGCCGTCCGCAAGGGTTACCGCGGCCGCGGCCTCACCTACCCGCTGGCCCGCGCCACGATCGGCTTCGCCCGCGAACGCGGTGCCCGCGCGCTCGAGGCGTACCCGATGATCACCCAGCCGGGCAAGGAGATCACGTGGGGCGAGCTGCACGTCGGCGCCCGCCAGGTGTTCGCCGACGCGGGCTTTGCGGAAGTAAGCCATCCGACGCCTCGACGCGTGGTCATGCGCCTTGAGTTGTCCACTGTGGACTGA
- a CDS encoding DUF6328 family protein, whose amino-acid sequence MAEHTGESRNEQLTRNVGELLQELRVAQAGVQILFGFLLSVVFTDRFHDASGFEKSLHLSAVVLAVAATASLTAPAAWHRLLFRTGSRERILAIGNRLVLVGLVCLALAITSTVALIAKVVYGGIAMTVMGVLSLLLFGLLWFAMPFRLNPKPATQPTGPPK is encoded by the coding sequence GTGGCGGAACACACCGGCGAATCCCGGAACGAGCAGCTGACTCGCAACGTCGGGGAGTTGCTGCAGGAGCTGCGGGTCGCGCAGGCCGGCGTGCAGATCCTCTTCGGCTTCCTGCTGTCGGTCGTGTTCACCGACCGGTTCCACGACGCGAGCGGGTTCGAAAAGTCCCTGCACCTGTCCGCGGTCGTGCTCGCGGTCGCTGCGACGGCGTCGCTGACCGCGCCCGCCGCGTGGCACCGGCTGCTGTTCCGCACCGGCAGCCGGGAGCGGATCCTGGCCATCGGCAACCGGCTCGTGCTGGTCGGGCTGGTCTGCCTGGCCCTGGCGATCACCTCGACCGTGGCGCTGATCGCCAAGGTGGTCTACGGCGGGATCGCCATGACCGTCATGGGCGTGCTGTCGCTGCTGCTCTTCGGGCTGCTGTGGTTCGCCATGCCGTTCCGGCTGAACCCGAAACCCGCCACTCAGCCGACCGGGCCACCCAAGTAG
- a CDS encoding VOC family protein: MSGPRVFRLIQPVDDIEVAVAFYARVLGHPGERIAVNRHYFTCGDVVLACVEAPLEHREPRPQRDPRIVYLAVEDVDETFRLVRAAEPRWIDDAIETQFWGERSFYADDPFGNPLCFVQEDTLYLGGPVG; encoded by the coding sequence ATGAGCGGACCGCGGGTCTTCCGGCTGATCCAGCCCGTCGACGACATCGAGGTCGCGGTCGCCTTCTACGCGCGGGTGCTCGGGCACCCCGGCGAGCGGATCGCGGTCAACCGGCACTACTTCACCTGCGGCGACGTGGTGCTCGCCTGCGTCGAGGCGCCGCTGGAGCACCGCGAACCGCGCCCGCAGCGCGACCCGCGGATCGTCTACCTCGCGGTCGAGGACGTCGACGAAACGTTCCGGCTGGTGCGTGCCGCCGAGCCGCGCTGGATCGACGACGCGATCGAGACCCAGTTCTGGGGCGAACGGTCGTTCTACGCGGACGACCCCTTCGGCAACCCGCTCTGCTTCGTCCAGGAGGACACGCTCTACTTGGGTGGCCCGGTCGGCTGA
- a CDS encoding LamG-like jellyroll fold domain-containing protein — translation MTDTSRRNFLLGAGAAAAATLPAVALGAPVNAAEAQGHHRPDAEDPRFTLVVMPDTQYLFDEDRGDAAPLDASLRYVLDESADNVVFLAHLGDLTQNGRVDEFSRISKSFQVLDRRRFPYSTLAGNHDIDGSKDDQRGPSPYLDAFGPQRQRNSPTFKGASKDGYNTYHVFRGGGREWLLLALDWRPSAGGLNWAKQVLAQHPTLPAILTIHELVWADDDHQAQFSTFGELVWKELVDGNDQIFLTLNGHYWPTGRTVRKNAAGHDVHVHIANYQDRYYGGSAMVRLYQFDLARGVVDVRTFSPWLAAQDHLSEMQQVEVERSGAADYFSLEIDFAERFKGFAPVPVPPGRPAKQLLVPGTVAYWRFEGGQDGVVVPDDVVVRDQTGRGNDLTRVTAPGSGPDALKYSSRFSPRQPSRASLSFDGGRDPSRGAYLRTVDAAPMNELTFERGYTVEAFFWLPANFKDGHHGWCGLFARQGSGAAAGKTGDDPKESAATLSLSDGGELQWAVFPLNQNRISTSWGHELPVEKWWHVAVVNDGRRTTVFVDGCPVVRNPATPAVGLANPGGSWLVGASSYEGKVDRSFAGLLGDVRVVDRPLNPREFMLG, via the coding sequence GTGACTGACACCTCTCGCCGGAACTTCCTCCTCGGCGCGGGCGCCGCCGCCGCGGCGACCCTGCCGGCCGTCGCCCTCGGCGCGCCCGTCAATGCCGCCGAAGCGCAGGGCCACCACCGCCCCGACGCCGAAGATCCGCGCTTCACGCTCGTGGTCATGCCGGACACGCAGTACCTGTTCGACGAGGACCGTGGTGACGCGGCCCCGCTCGACGCCTCGCTGCGCTACGTCCTCGACGAGTCGGCTGACAACGTTGTCTTCCTCGCTCACCTCGGAGATCTCACCCAGAACGGCCGCGTGGACGAGTTCTCGCGCATCAGCAAGTCGTTCCAGGTCCTCGACCGCCGCCGGTTCCCGTACAGCACCCTCGCGGGCAACCACGACATCGACGGCTCGAAGGACGACCAGCGCGGCCCGTCGCCGTACCTCGACGCGTTCGGCCCGCAGCGCCAGCGCAATTCCCCGACGTTCAAGGGCGCGTCCAAGGACGGCTACAACACCTACCACGTCTTCCGCGGCGGCGGCCGGGAGTGGCTGCTGCTCGCGCTCGACTGGCGGCCGTCCGCGGGCGGCCTGAACTGGGCGAAGCAGGTCCTGGCGCAGCACCCGACGCTGCCCGCGATCCTCACCATCCACGAGCTGGTCTGGGCCGACGACGACCACCAGGCCCAGTTCTCGACGTTCGGCGAACTCGTCTGGAAGGAGCTGGTCGACGGCAACGACCAGATCTTCCTGACGCTGAACGGGCACTACTGGCCGACCGGGCGCACGGTCCGCAAGAACGCCGCCGGCCATGACGTCCACGTGCACATCGCCAACTACCAGGACCGCTACTACGGCGGCAGTGCGATGGTCCGGCTCTACCAGTTCGACCTCGCGCGCGGCGTGGTCGACGTCCGGACGTTCTCGCCGTGGCTCGCCGCGCAGGACCACCTGTCCGAAATGCAGCAGGTCGAGGTCGAACGCAGCGGCGCCGCCGACTACTTCAGCCTGGAGATCGACTTCGCCGAGCGCTTCAAGGGGTTCGCGCCGGTGCCGGTCCCGCCCGGTCGCCCCGCGAAGCAGCTGCTGGTGCCGGGGACCGTCGCCTACTGGCGCTTCGAAGGCGGCCAGGACGGCGTCGTGGTGCCCGACGACGTCGTCGTGCGCGACCAGACCGGCCGCGGCAACGACCTCACCCGCGTCACCGCGCCGGGCAGTGGCCCGGACGCGCTGAAGTACTCGAGCCGGTTCTCGCCGCGGCAGCCGTCGCGGGCGAGCCTGAGCTTCGACGGCGGCCGCGACCCGAGCCGCGGCGCGTACCTGCGCACGGTCGACGCGGCGCCGATGAACGAGCTCACCTTCGAGCGCGGCTACACCGTCGAGGCGTTCTTCTGGCTGCCGGCGAACTTCAAGGACGGCCACCACGGCTGGTGCGGCCTGTTCGCCCGGCAGGGCAGCGGCGCGGCCGCGGGCAAGACCGGCGACGACCCGAAGGAATCGGCCGCCACACTGTCCCTTTCGGACGGTGGGGAGCTGCAGTGGGCGGTGTTCCCGCTGAACCAGAACCGGATCTCGACGAGCTGGGGCCACGAGCTGCCGGTCGAGAAGTGGTGGCACGTCGCCGTGGTCAACGACGGCCGCCGCACGACGGTGTTCGTCGACGGCTGCCCGGTGGTGCGGAACCCGGCCACGCCGGCGGTCGGGCTCGCGAACCCGGGCGGCTCGTGGCTGGTCGGCGCGTCCTCCTACGAGGGCAAGGTCGACCGCAGTTTCGCCGGGCTGCTGGGTGACGTGCGGGTCGTGGACCGGCCGCTGAACCCGCGTGAATTCATGCTGGGCTGA
- the helR gene encoding RNA polymerase recycling motor ATPase HelR, which translates to MSNQGYDEELREERAYVAGLYARLDRERAVAQARYHGALGQTGLTPGERETDVRCRSREAARLDVADNSLCFGRLDAVSGETSYIGRIGLFDAENDYEPFLLDWRAPAARPFYVATAATPENMRRRRQFRTLGRKVVDFTDEVLGRPQAGERGDAALLAAVNAPRGEGMRDIVATIQAEQDEVIRLGHQGVLVVEGGPGTGKTAIALHRVAYLLYTHRERMSRTGVLVVGPSPLFLDHIGRVLPSLGESDVVFRTPGDLVPGLHVTAEDPPEVARLKGSLKILDVLSAAVADRQNVPDEPVPVELADVTVELDADLAAGARLEARRSGLPHNEARAVFREHVTAAVAERAVAKIGEGWLTRADRGAWADLRADVLDELAEHEDLDGTLAALWPELTPETLLAPLYMSPRRLEAAGADPALFRADGAAWTVSDVPLLDELADLLGRDVTAERAAARRQTEEDAEYSAGVLELLKLDREEMDEDVLLAAEHLLDAGDLADRFVERDTRDLAERAAADRDWTYGHVVVDEAQELSEMDWRTLMRRCPSRSFTIVGDLAQRRSAAGATAWEPMLAPYVADRWAYRELTVNYRTPAEIMAVAGALLAEFAPAARPPESVRACGVRPWSRRVADGEVQDAVDEFERDEAGREGTSVVIGPPGVPGTIPPSATKGLEFDAVLVVEPERILAGGARGAAELYVALTRATQRLGVLHRDPLPAVLAGLAEAGSPARSGHRRFL; encoded by the coding sequence TTGTCAAACCAGGGGTACGACGAGGAATTGCGGGAAGAACGGGCCTACGTCGCCGGGCTGTACGCGCGGCTCGACCGCGAGCGCGCGGTGGCGCAGGCCCGCTACCACGGCGCACTCGGGCAAACCGGGCTGACCCCAGGAGAACGGGAAACCGACGTCCGCTGCCGGTCGCGGGAAGCGGCCCGGCTGGACGTCGCCGACAACAGCCTTTGTTTCGGCCGCCTGGACGCCGTTTCCGGGGAAACCAGCTACATCGGCCGGATCGGGCTGTTCGACGCGGAAAACGACTACGAACCGTTCCTGCTGGATTGGCGGGCGCCGGCGGCACGGCCGTTCTACGTCGCCACCGCGGCGACGCCGGAAAACATGCGCCGCCGCCGTCAGTTCCGCACGCTGGGCCGAAAGGTCGTCGATTTCACCGACGAAGTCCTCGGCCGTCCGCAGGCGGGCGAACGCGGGGACGCGGCGCTGTTGGCGGCGGTCAACGCGCCGCGCGGCGAGGGCATGCGGGACATCGTCGCGACCATCCAGGCCGAGCAGGACGAGGTCATCCGGCTCGGCCACCAGGGCGTCCTGGTGGTCGAAGGCGGGCCCGGCACCGGCAAGACGGCCATCGCGCTGCACCGCGTGGCGTACCTGCTCTACACCCACCGCGAGCGGATGTCGCGCACCGGCGTCCTGGTGGTCGGGCCGAGCCCGCTGTTCCTCGACCACATCGGCCGCGTGCTGCCCTCGCTCGGCGAGTCGGACGTCGTCTTCCGGACGCCCGGCGACCTGGTGCCCGGGCTGCACGTCACCGCCGAGGACCCGCCGGAAGTGGCGCGGCTGAAGGGGTCGCTGAAGATCCTCGACGTGCTCAGCGCGGCGGTCGCCGACCGGCAGAACGTGCCGGACGAACCGGTGCCGGTCGAGCTGGCCGACGTCACCGTGGAGCTCGACGCCGACCTCGCGGCCGGCGCCCGGCTGGAGGCGCGCCGGTCCGGGTTGCCGCACAACGAGGCCCGCGCGGTCTTCCGCGAGCACGTCACGGCGGCCGTCGCCGAGCGGGCCGTCGCGAAGATCGGCGAGGGTTGGCTGACCAGGGCGGACCGCGGGGCATGGGCGGACCTGCGCGCCGACGTCCTCGACGAGCTGGCCGAGCACGAAGACCTCGACGGCACGCTCGCGGCGCTGTGGCCGGAGCTGACGCCAGAGACTCTGCTGGCGCCGCTGTACATGTCGCCGCGCCGGCTCGAAGCCGCCGGGGCCGACCCGGCGCTGTTCCGCGCGGACGGCGCGGCCTGGACGGTCTCGGACGTGCCGCTGCTCGACGAGCTGGCCGATCTGCTCGGCCGCGACGTCACCGCCGAACGCGCGGCCGCAAGACGTCAGACGGAGGAAGACGCCGAGTACTCCGCCGGGGTCCTGGAGCTGCTCAAGCTGGACCGCGAGGAAATGGACGAAGACGTCCTGCTGGCCGCCGAGCACCTGCTCGACGCCGGGGACCTGGCCGATCGGTTCGTCGAGCGCGACACCCGCGACCTCGCCGAGCGCGCGGCCGCGGACCGCGACTGGACGTACGGGCACGTCGTCGTCGACGAGGCGCAGGAACTGTCCGAAATGGACTGGCGGACGCTGATGCGGCGGTGCCCGAGCCGGTCGTTCACGATCGTCGGCGACCTCGCGCAGCGTCGCAGCGCGGCCGGAGCGACGGCGTGGGAGCCGATGCTCGCGCCGTACGTCGCCGATCGGTGGGCGTACCGGGAGCTGACCGTGAACTACCGGACCCCGGCGGAGATCATGGCCGTCGCCGGCGCGCTGCTGGCGGAGTTCGCGCCGGCCGCGCGGCCGCCGGAATCCGTGCGCGCGTGCGGAGTCCGGCCGTGGTCCCGGCGCGTTGCGGACGGCGAGGTGCAGGACGCCGTCGACGAGTTCGAGCGCGACGAGGCCGGCCGCGAGGGCACCAGCGTCGTCATCGGGCCGCCCGGCGTGCCGGGCACGATCCCGCCGTCGGCGACGAAGGGCCTGGAGTTCGACGCGGTCCTCGTCGTCGAGCCGGAGCGGATCCTGGCCGGGGGCGCGCGTGGCGCGGCCGAGCTGTACGTCGCGCTCACCCGCGCGACGCAGCGCCTCGGCGTCCTGCACCGGGATCCGCTCCCGGCGGTGCTGGCCGGGCTCGCCGAAGCGGGCTCGCCCGCGCGGTCCGGCCACCGCCGGTTCCTGTAG
- a CDS encoding Lrp/AsnC family transcriptional regulator, with protein sequence MGDDSRARGLDNTDRSLIALLQQDGRASFTALAKAVGLSEGAVRQRVQRLLRDDLMQIVAVTDPANVDLTRQAMVGISVDGADPRVVADKLSELAHVHYVVLCAGRYDLLAELVCRDDDHMLEVLGEEIRKIDGVSGTELFVYLKLAKQNYAWGRLTA encoded by the coding sequence ATGGGTGACGATTCACGTGCGCGCGGACTGGACAACACGGACAGATCACTGATCGCCCTGCTGCAGCAGGACGGCCGCGCGTCGTTCACCGCGCTCGCGAAGGCGGTCGGGCTTTCGGAGGGAGCCGTCCGCCAGCGCGTGCAGCGGCTGCTGCGCGACGACCTCATGCAGATCGTGGCGGTGACCGACCCGGCCAACGTCGATCTGACGCGCCAGGCGATGGTCGGCATCAGCGTCGACGGCGCTGATCCGCGCGTGGTGGCGGACAAGCTCTCCGAGCTCGCGCACGTGCACTACGTCGTGCTGTGCGCCGGGCGCTACGACCTGTTGGCCGAACTCGTCTGCCGGGACGACGACCACATGCTCGAAGTGCTGGGCGAGGAGATCCGCAAGATCGACGGCGTGTCCGGGACCGAGCTGTTCGTGTACCTGAAGCTGGCCAAGCAGAACTACGCATGGGGCCGGCTCACGGCGTAG